One region of Lampris incognitus isolate fLamInc1 chromosome 12, fLamInc1.hap2, whole genome shotgun sequence genomic DNA includes:
- the fbp1b gene encoding fructose-1,6-bisphosphatase 1b, which produces MSDRGGFDTNVVTLTRFVLEEGRKAKGTGELTTLLNSICTAVKAISTAVRKAGIANLYGIAGSTNVTGDQVKKLDVLSNDLVVNMIKSSFTSCVLVSEEDEKAIIVEPDKQGKYVVCFDPLDGSSNIDCLVSIGTIFAIYRKNTDDEPSEKDALQPGRNIVAAGYALYGSATMMVLSTGQGVNCFMLDPAIGEFILVDRDVKIKKKGKIYSLNEGYAQHFYPDVTEYLQRKKYPEDGSAPYGGRYVGSMVADVHRTLVYGGIFLYPANVKSPKGKLRLLYECNPMAFIIEQAGGMATTGSMSVLDIQPANIHQRVPVVLGSPDDVQEYISIYKKHFK; this is translated from the exons ATGTCTGACAGGGGCGGATTCGACACCAACGTGGTGACCCTCACCAGGTTCGTGCTGGAGGAAGGCAGGAAGGCAAAGGGGACCGGAGAACTGACCACCCTGCTTAACTCCATCTGCACTGCCGTCAaagccatctccacagctgtcaGGAAGGCCGGCATCGCTAACCT GTATGGCATTGCCGGAAGCACCAACGTGACAGGTGACCAAGTGAAGAAACTGGATGTGCTGTCCAATGACCTGGTTGTCAACATGATCAAGTCCTCCTTCACCTCCTGTGTGTTGGTTTCAGAGGAAGATGAGAAGGCTATTATTGTGGAGCCCgataaacag GGTAAATACGTTGTGTGCTTCGATCCCCTGGATGGCTCCTCTAACATCGACTGTCTTGTTTCAATTGGAACGATCTTTGCCATCTACAGAAAG AACACAGATGATGAGCCAAGTGAGAAAGATGCTCTGCAGCCTGGGAGGAACATTGTGGCCGCTGGTTATGCCTTGTATGGCAGTGCCACCATGATGGTCCTTTCCACTGGTCAAGGTGTCAACTGCTTCATGCTTGACCCA GCGATTGGCGAGTTCATTTTGGTGGACCGAGATGTGAAAATTAAGAAGAAAGGAAAAATCTACAGTTTGAATGAGGGATACGCCCAGCATTTCTACCCGGATGTAACAGAGTATCTGCAAAGGAAAAAATACCCTGAA GACGGCTCTGCCCCATATGGTGGGCGGTACGTTGGCTCGATGGTGGCTGATGTTCACCGTACATTGGTGTACGGGGGAATCTTCTTATACCCCGCAAATGTCAAGAGCCCTAAAGGCAAG ctcagGCTGTTGTATGAATGCAACCCCATGGCGTTCATCATCGAACAGGCAGGTGGCATGGCCACCACAGGATCGATGAGTGTTCTGGACATCCAGCCAGCCAACATCCACCAGCGAGTCCCTGTGGTCCTGGGCTCCCCTGATGATGTGCAGGAGTACATTTCCATTTACAAAAAGCATTTTAAGTGA